TAAAATTGACTACATTAGTCTGCAACAAAAGAGCAGAAAGCAGCATGACTGTCACGTGGTGAGCCAATTACTTGAAGAAGCAAAGATATAAAGTCGGCAAGTTGTGTTAGcaactttggtttttgaattgcTTATAGGACACAAGCATGAATAGTAATGCAAATgctaaaaaggaagaggaaggagggcaTGAAAAAATATTACTGTGTTTTGTCTGATATATGCAGGCTATCTCATACTTACTTTCGGTAGAGGTAGCTCTTGATGCATTTGGTTTTCAAATTTAGATTTAGTCTGCAAGTTTAATGTCATGCTTCTGCCCGCATGCATTGCTGACAAACCTCCAGAGCGCAGCATGCCAAGGTTAACAGTGTTGTGCTTATAAGCAGCAGTCTGAGTAGAGGAAATAACAACCACGTGACAGGATATGAACACGCATGCTCATTAAGAGAAAATACTGCACATATATGACTAACTTCACATGGTCTcattttaagcaaacaaacaataccAAGAAATAAGTAGCTTTTTATGCATGCACTGAGTCAGACAGAAGCACATAGAGTGCTAGTTGTACATAAAATGATTACCATAAAAAGACATTGACAAAAAAATCAAACAAGATATATTTTCatcttcacagaatcacagaattgtagagttggaagggaccatgagggccaactccctgcactgcaggaatcttttgcccaatgtggggctcaaacccacgactctgaaattaaaagttccatgctctactaactgagccaCTGTTTTTAATACAAAGCTATAGTAATTTATTTCATGCAGAAGTGGGTATTATCCAGAGGTTTTCTACAAACTTatgataaaatatgcatttcttttcTGCAAGTAATAAATTGGGTAGAAGAGGTTCTATTCTATATAATAGGCTTCTTAAAAATAACTGCTATCAAGAGCTGCTCCAATATATTGTAGTGGATGTATACCTATTTTGAATTTACACTGCAAAAGAACTACCCGCAATATATACAGTGTAATTAAAAAGATCAGTCAGCAAATGATCTTCATGAATAAATTATTCTGgattatatatatacaaaaaaacagcaatataaaaagtaaaatgcaCTGGGCAGTATTCACCCAAcatgtcccatcagtgcaagccTCTATGAGGGCTTCTGCTTGTGCCATGGGGCTGTCCCCTATCTCCTCTCCCTGCACCCCCTGAAATTGGCCCTGGGTTGGTCACAGAACAGTACTGATGGGACACTCCCCTTggtgcaatgttgaattccacccatagtGAGCATAGCTATGGAAGTACATCTGAAACATCTGTGCTTCACCTGTCCATGCAAATGAAGTAGTACTCTAAAGTATATCTCTAAAGTGTCAGCTTGGAAGCAATCACAATAATCAATGGAATAAGCTTGATTCTTATGAATGCTCAGTGATTTATGGAAGCCACTAATGCCGGGGAGCCCACTGCATGGGCAGCTTTCCACAATGTTTCTGTGATGCCCTCTTTTGCCACTCCCCCTACTCCTATTTTGCTTCTGTCAGCCGACAGGAAAGGATGTTGGTTcccagtaattttttttttaaatatatattttgaaaaagctcTTTTGTACAGGGGAAATCATGCACAAAAtagttgcattaaaaataaattataaaatttgcCTTTGCAGGCACAGGAGGTTGGGAAAGAAAATGTGAGGAAGAGCAGCAGCCTTTCATGCCAGAGACTCCAAATTGTCACATGACTTGGGAGTGACACACTTTTTGAAAAATTGCTGTTTTGTACAAATCTGGGATATCAGAGAACTTGTATTTAAGAagtaattctgtttttttttaataaagaaatgtGTACGCTTGTGTAAGGAGACCTtaagtttccttttccttttccaaacTCTAGAAACCCCTCTGCCCACTGTACAGCATTAAAGGATTCAGGTTCAGGGCTAGAAACCAGCACCAAACCCAAGCAGAGCAAAAGAGGATTTCAACAAACGTGAGGAAGAAATAAAGTAACCCTTTTCACTTGTCTTTCCCCTGTGAACTCCAAACAGCAACACAAAACTCTTGTTCCAGGCTTGTTAGAGCCTGAATAGGACCATTCCTTAGGAGATGAGAATGCTTTGCAATACTTTGTTGTTGATTTGAAGGCTTATTGTCGTATTTTTCTTAGTAATCAGTGTATCTGAGAGCCAAGCTAAAATTTTCATACATTTTTTTTATGATGTCTGATTTCCAAAACTGAACCAATTAAATAAATTTCTGTAGATCTTAACTGATACACCAGAATAAATATAATTTGGTTTATAGTGTTTCTgcaatttttattcattcattctaaTAGCTTTGCTTTAAAATCTATCTTGCTGCGATTTTGGAGTCTCTAGTTGGTTTTTCTTAAACAGGGGGCTGGGACCCAAGAGATGGCCAGGGGTCATTTTCAGAAGAACCTCAGTGTCACAGCCTGCCCAGCGCCTTCTCACTTGCTGGCCCCACCCCCCAGCCATGCCATTGTCTTTTGATTGAACCAATGCCAACCCTAGCAACTCCTTGCATGCTAAATAATGGTGAGCAGGAGATGGAGAagtttggggagggtggggaagagagaagggaggTCTCACTCCTCTGTGGGGAAGCAGCCAGAGGAGGTCCTGAAGGAAATTAGAAAGGGAGATAAAAGGTTAATATTTACACtcattattaaaaataaaccaaCTGATAATGGAAAGGATAGAGACAAGAGAATAAAGTTGTTATGGAAGGAAGTGAAGATAAAAAGGACCAGGGTGAAAGGTAGAACGAAACTGGCCGGTTCAAGGGAAGGTGAATAGATTTGTGTGAcagcagaaaggaagaaattaCAATAGATTAGTAAAAATACTCTGAGAGGTATTTAGAAgtgggaaaggaaaaatataaaataaaaagccttctccacTTAAAGTCAGACTTAAAGCCTCTGGGTTGATTGACAAACTTTGCCTAAAGTGGAGAAGATGAGTTGCAATACTTCCAGAGCGAATGTCTATATTTTGCTTGAGGGAAGCTGAGGTATTGAACTCCTTGCTACAATGAAAATGCTATGGTAAATAATTAAACAATTTCCAAAGATGGTTTAGCTATCAATAGAAAAGTGATGTCAGCCAAACTCCACTTCCATAGGCCACTATTCTACAACTTGTAGGCCTCGGTAATTTTCAACAAGTTTATGTGGGCTCTGGCGACAGCAGGGTGGTGAAATCTGAGAACGCCAGGTCTAAGCCCAAGAAATTGTCTTTTCTTTAGTTTAAGTGGTTCACTGTTCTATATGACATTAGGTGTGGGGCAGGCAAAGACCTCAGCCGAAAGGGAGTCTGCAGGTACTGCTGATCAGCTGACTGGTGGCACCTACAAAGTCCTGTGTACAGGACTTCACAAGACCCAATGATGATTTGATCAGCAGATCATGCAAAGCACCTTGTAAAAAGCTATACAAGAATGCTTTGCAAGACCCGACAATCAGTTCATCATTGGCGCTTGGCAGACTGATTTGGCCTGCTCTCCAAccccctttaaataaataaaaacaaataaattgtatTACTGAATGGATAGTTCAGCTCTCAGGGAGCCACAGCTAAATTGTGAATTACCTTCTTTGAAAAACACATGATATCAAAAGATATAAAACAGTCTACAATTTTTGCTCCATTATGGTTATTTCTGAAATATAATCACTTATTGCAGTCACTGAATGGACAAACCAATATGTATCTGGGAGTATAAGGAAGGGTAATTTTGTGAAAGCAAATCTGAGAACAAGGTCTATAGGCTTCCAATTTTCCAGGATGATTTCAGCATTTTTGACAGCCATATTTGGCAATCTCAATTTTCACTTATTTTATGAAAGCATCTGGTGAACTGTAGGACTAAAATTACACATGAATTGGTCTTTCATAATTCATCTTATTTCCAATAGTAGTTGACTGAAGGTAAACAGGTTCCTGAGGCTGAAGAAGGCTGTATGAGACACACAGCATTTAACGAGTACAAGGTGACGCAAATAAAAAAACAGCCAACAGGGTGAATGTTTAAGTTCCTTGTtaaggcgccccccccccagccatttaTACAAGGCAGCAGTAAGGTTGCAATTTAAGATGGAAGACCAGCTTCATAATCCTTCTCCCTTCAAACTATTCTCCCACCGAAAAGTTCCCACTCCAGTTGCTTTAACCTTCACTGAGGAAAACATGAGTACCtgcattttggtgtgtgtgtgtgtgtaagagagagagatagagacagATGTGCAAATGGAATAAAGTGGAAAGGTTAAGAAGCTCCTTTTCCTCCTGTACTAGTCTTCCACTTCAAACTGTAACCTCAATGGCTGCACAGTATATTAgacttttttcaaaagaaaataatgGAACTACATGTAGTATGTAGTTTTTCTCAGAATTCCTTCCAAATGCTTTCTGGATATATCAGTAATAAgatgttttattcatttacttcTTATCACCATTTCAAACAATACCTCATTCTTAATTCTTCACGCCTTGGAAACTGTGTCTCATGTCAATGAATTACTCTGCACATTTACCAATAATAAATGTTAATTGACAAACACTTCCTAACATAGAAAATATAAGTTATAGTTGGTCTCTGTTGGGGCTTTACGTATTTCAACCCGTTATCCTAAACACACTTGGAAATAAGTTAAATGTAAATCAACTGACTTCCAAGTACATAGATTTAAGACATTGGGGTACCAGAACAAAAGTAATTGTAGCTTATTTGTTAATCAATGGCTAAATTTTCTATAAGAAATCCTTAATTATATCTGCCATGATCCAATAGTTCTGGTACATGAAGatggttcacacatgcatatcTGACTTTGTGCACACAAGGGCATGGGCTGATTCATAACACAGCCACTGAAGATTGTGCTATTGAGTTCTGTAGAGTTTTGGAGTATCCCATTAACTATAAGCCTGCCAAAGTCAATATTTCCAATACTTTTGCTTTGGAATTTGTCTTTAATATTTTTCCTATGCACTGTAAAGGCtagcaaataaaacaaatatttaaattatAAACTATTTTTGTGATTTCCTTTAAGCTTCATAAATTACCCACTACTAGAAGACCGAGATtatcatttttgcattttaaaaaacaacagtataTTAGGGAAGAACTTCTCCAATGCTCCCCAAAGCAACCCTAATTCTAACTCATTATGTATAAACTGTAACAAAATACATTTCATGGTTTATTAATTCAGAACACAAATCCAGGAATTATTACTGGATAACATATTAATCACtgcaagcagatttttttttgatATATAGAAATATAAAAACTAAAAGGCATTAATTGCAGAGAAATGCCAAACATACCCTGTCTAACCTTCTAGCTTCTATATGTCTAAGTAGCTGTTGTCTCCAGTCAGCGGGCATTTTACCACAGCTCTCATTTCCCTTCACAGGGGTAGGCCTTGTCTTTAAATCAGTGTTATCTGACGGCTTGTCACCATAGTTACCCAAGTTATAGTCTGATGGTATCTTTTCCAACAGAGCTGCCATTGTAGGCCTAGCTGAAACTGGCCTGGTTTGGGAGGTACCATAACTCTCTGTACTGTAGCTTCTTGCAGACAATGGCCTCCTTTGAGTAAGGTTTTTAACTGGAAAACTTCCAGATTGGGCTTTCACTTCTTGATATGAAGGGTGTTCATCTTCATACCTGCCATTTCTTTTGAGGAATTGGGATTCAGACACTTGCATGCTGCTTTGGCGTTCCATGGGTCCTCTATACTGGTGTCTGTTATACCTATCGCTCTGAGGCAGTTCGTGTGGTTCACTGACTCTTCTATACATTGACATATCTGTGGAACTGGCCAATGAATCTGCTCTTCTCAAAAACCCAGCCCTTGATCCCTGACTTGAGTACTGAGTGTTGACAGTCTCCTCATTAACAGAAGGCTGGGAGAATGAAAACATGTGCTCCATGGGTGGATACCCTCGGTAGGCTCTTGGGCTAACCAAATCCTTTGAGACAGTTTTAGTCTGCTGGGGAATGTACTCTGGAGTGTGTTGAAAAGGTGGCGGAATCCTCTTATCTGCTTTCACTTCCACTGATCCTTGAGGATTAAAACTTTGGTCAAACTGGTACACTTTTTTAGTTACAGaaggcttttgctgctgctgcaccttaACACTTCCATAGGTCAGCAACTCATCATCAAGCATTGGCACAGACTGGCTACGGGACATGCTAGACATTCCATGTTCTGGACCCATCATTTTATCTGGCCTCTCATGCATACCGGCATTGTCAGTAGTAGCTGCATAGTTCTCTAGCGGTATATTATAAACTTTATATGCGCCAATGTCTATCTCATCTATACTTTGTGACTTCTTAAACCTATTCGTTTTCAAGTCCCTCATCATTGGTGAAAGCCTCTCTGTGCTCTTGCTGATAGAAATGACGTTTTTAGAAGGATCCGGGCGACAGTGAATATGCGAAAACACATTACCAAGACTTCTGTTAGCGTTTGACTCATGATACTCCCACGCTGTTCCTGGAGAAAAAGTGCTAGCTATTTCCGCGGAATCTTTAACAAGATCCTTCCTTTCAGGTAAAGGGCTGGTGGTAGGGGTGCTCTCCAGCTTAGAAGGAAAGGCTGTCCTATCTTCAAAAGGGCTAGGGGTTCTTGTCCAGTTCTGCCAAGGGTTTGAGGGAGGCACTTCTGATTCAGGTGTATTTCTGAGAGTAGGCTGTTCAAGTTCTAGGGGGATACCAACTATCCTGTCTTGCCTAATTAAAGGCCTGCGTCCGTGAGCAGATGTGCTTCTCGATTTAGAGCTTAAGAGGGGGTTAGCGCTTGGATTCTCGACCGTGCTCTCTTCTGCTACAAATCCCGTGTTATCATAGTGAGAGCCATCATTCCAGCTGTCAGCAAAGGTGTCGCTCATTGGACGCCTCTCGTTATGTTGTTGTAAGTTTCCTGCTGGAGCAGACTCCCGTTGACTGAGCAATGGCTTTGTTTCAAGAGGTTGAGGAAAAGATTGGACAAGCCtggagaaaacaagaagaaagatTGGTATTAGATAAGGAAGCTATCACAGCAGaataaaatgctaataaatatcttactATTATTGCATGTTTTGTTTAACCCATGAATGAATGGAAGCTTTAGCTTGTTTGGAGTGGGAACAAAGAGAAAGCACACAAAAAGAGAAATATCACAATTTATATGTATATGAAAATGGCTTTGCATAAATCTAAAAATCCGCCTCCAAAAAAACTCTGGTATAAAAATCTCTATGCTAGTGACAGATAATAAGCACATAGCATTGAGCCTGCAAGCAAAGTGAAAGTCTCTTTGAAAACTGAGTCTGTATCTATGGTGGGACAAAGTTGCTTATATGGGATTCTGTATGCAGTGGAGTAAATGTAGACAGTACAGAAAACCTTGATGACACGTAATCATTTTGTACCTCTTTCATTCTCGTCAGCTGAAAAATGGGTAAGATGGGTGAACTGCTATTCAACTACTGTAATCTACTCTGAAAGTTTGCAGATAGACCTGAATTTTGGGTAGAAGTTGCCAGAGTAATTACCACCCCTAAGGCATAATTCCTCTGGGCCTTGACATGGAAAAAGGTGCCCTTCCTCTCGCCTACAAACATGAGGTGCCTAGTTGTGGGGGAGAACTTACTCTGCTCTGGATGCTctgctcttctccctctcctgctgttgagGGAGCAGGGATGCTGCAACACTTACCTTTTTTTGCACAATGCTTCACTTATTTGCAGTAGTGCCAGTGTGATGTTGTTCCAAGTGCAGCAGGTTTTCTCCAACTGTATGCAATGCCAGACTTCTTAGAAGTCTTGTGTACACTTGTAGTACACCAGCTCCCAGCCTAGCAGTACTTCCTGAGACATGATGTCACATAGTCACATAGGTGTCCTAGGAAGCACTGCTAgttcaaagaaaaaacaaaggcATCTCAAtcatgctgctgctcctgctagtCTGGCCCTAGTGACGTTCCTGTCTGTTTCTGTTTTAATACGAGGGTTgatatcatcaccaccaccaccatcttttATTTAAACTCTTTGTACTTTTGGCTGTCTGAGATGCCTTTATGGTCAGATCCAGTGTTTCAACTGGGGTCTACAAAGTAAACACACCTGTTACCCCACAAAGAATTATTCACTGCATCTTTAGCTGTAGTCTGCAAGGACCCCATTTTAACACGAGCGTTAGAAGACCCTGAAGATGCCTGTGAAGGTGAATAGTCTGAATAGGTGCCTGAAGAAACACTGTTATTCATGCAGTGAACTTTATCTGCTTCAGATTCATCTGTTGATTCTAAAACAAGCACAGAAAGAAATATGAAATTAATAGTTGAATAGAAAATTGAACACAGAGACATATATACAACAACTACTGTAATTAGCTTGGAAATGTGATTTCCACTTCTATATCATACAAATATAGCCAGCCATGAACTTACCCCGGGAATGTTCAAAGACACCTAAGACATTTGCACAGCAGTACCACCTCCCTTTCCCATCCATCTTCAGCCAAGATGCTGTATCATCTGACTGTATCAATCTACAATTATTGGTCGGTGTATTACTTTACTATTACCCTTATAAACATTGTGCCTTGTGagactgaacttttttttttgtatttttaaaagatccattTTCACCTTTCCTACACTTACGAACCTGACCAAACTGCTACTGTCTTGAACGCCCCACCCCCATGTTTTCCTACTGCTGAACATAATAatttagtatttatttttaatgacatATATAGCCTTCTTTATACACTATATCCAACACTCAGGGCCAAACCAAATGTGACATGggagatttcccaatatttatttttaaaaaacaggcacAGGGAGTTTTGTCATGGCAGCAGTGATTAGGAAGGATTTAATCACCTTCATACCCATGCCCAATACTAGGGGTGGCCCAAGTGAGGCACTGACCCACAGTCCAGATGGTCTGAGGGGCTTGTTCACTTAGTAGGCTGCTTACCTGCCCACCATTTGCTCATAATTCCTGCTTAGAAGGAAGAGCCATTCATTTAAATTGGGTTTTATCCAAATTAAGAGGGCTTAGAACAACTGCTGCCTATATTACGTTCTGAGAGTACTGAAACTATTTTAGATTTCTTTTCTGTACATTACATACGCGCCAAGTTGACACAGGAGAAGGCAGATAGGCAGttttaagggagggggggaaaggcatCCACAGAGGTTtgtgggtgcggggggggggggcagaatacagggaagggagaagagacTCAGTTCCCCAGGCACAGTCACAGAGAGGTGCATTAAAGTGGCAGAGAATGTGATACATGGGAGAAGAAAGTGATCGAAATGAAAAAGTAGATGAGAGGGAGACAAAAAAGCAATACCAGCCGGTGTAAGGAAATAGAAGCTGAGGCAAAAAGGAGGACGACAGAAATATTGCAATATGCGAATGTAAGCAGGCAGACAGAAAAGGTAAGGGGTGGGAGCAAGAATGGAAGGGAGCGTAGTTTGAGGAGATAAGGGAGGGGACAAGAGACCCAGTGGTACCCTGTGTCCAAGGCCCCCAGGAACCTGGAGCCTGACCTTTTCACACCATTTAAAGTTGCTATTAGTCTAATATCTATAAAGTGACTTAGTACCTTTTTTCTCTTTACCCAATAGGACAAGTTTAGGTTGGTACAATGGTGCTTCAGTCATGGAGGGACGAAGTTCCCCTATCCTCATATCATTCACAGCATGTACATATGGGTCCTGTAAAATGCAATAATATTGTGGAATATTATAAAAAGATAGCCCAGCAAGTGATACTTTAATGATGAAATTTTATCAGGAGCATGGAATTATAAAACTTCCAAGCACGAATGCTGACCAGGCAAATGTGACTAAATGTCATAGAATGCTGTTTAAAAAAAGTACAATTGGTACTCATATTGACACTGCCTGCATAGGGTCAGTGGCTTGGGCTCCACCTTGTGGATGAAGGCAGAAGAAACTCTCAAGGTGTGGCTCTTAAGCCCGTTTTGCGGACTCACCAAGCCTGGAATCACACACCCTGAGCAGGGTAAAATAACAAATGGTGCCTACTTTCCTAATAATCTAGAAACACCACGGCCTGTGAGATGAGTTCTGCTTGAACTAATAGAGGCCTGTCTGATCTTAGGTGGGAAGAAGCTTAACTTTGTGCTTTGTGCTCACAGCTATTTTGCCCTGGACAAATGTACTGTTGGTGgtagagtatttttttttttaaaccaaccaCTACCTGCTTTTCTTGATAGTTTTCTGCCACCTTACTCTGCTACCAATTTCaggcctccccttccccttttatatCTGAAACAGTCCCGTGTGGTAGGCTCGGTAAAGTTAATATAGGCACATAAACAGCAGTTCTTATCAAGAGATTGTGGGGAGATTCAGGGGATCCAAAGCACACAATGTATCGGGTCTAGGAAATCCTGTGGGCATCCATGGATGGACCCATTACAGTCTGGTCTGTCCCAATTGTGCATGGGGAGGGAACTAAGGGTGCTCTGCCCTATTCCTGAGAAATGCCTAAAAATCTGCAtggaaatgcacattaaaaaaaaaaagttttaaaagtattttagACTTCTAAAAATAAGGCATCTACCTGCCCACAGCCTGGAGCTGCTAGTGCAAGCATCTTCTTGCCACtgcatgctttgaatgcaaataCAGCCAGTTTACCTAAGAGTGAGAGGACTTGATGTTTACAGGCAGGAAGCCATGTTCTTCCTGTACAATTCCCCCTGAGATAGGATGTCATCAGTTCTCATTGCTCCCAGGGGAATCTCTTGTATTTGCATTTAGAGTGCGCTGCAGCAAGGAGCAGCAGACATTTGATTGATCTGACCTCAGCCTGTTTGGGCCATGCCCTAGCCTTGGTACCTGACAATCAACAGCAGACCCTGCTGAGGCCTGACAGTTTCTGTGTCATGCAATGTTGGCAATACCTGTTTTGTTCTGTGTAGTATGAGAACTACATGATATTTGgcccaataataaaaaaaagaaaatcagaagGGCAGCACTGAAAGGTGAAGCAAATTATATCTAATATGGGGGtaagagggaaggaaaggggttATAGATCGGCCTACTTCTGCTTACATACAACCCTCTGAATAAAGAGATCTATATTGTACTGATCTTAAAATAAGCTCCCGATTGTTTAAATAACACTGTCATGTTACCTCCACGGATATATCCTTTGCTGTCATTGGCCACTTGTGCTCATATTTGTCTTTCACAGCTTGTTCTGCACTGACGGTTGGTGTTGCATTCTCAGGCCTCATTCCATGGCTAGGTTTACCCACCAGATTTTGAACAGATTTCACCATATTCTTTAAATCTTCTGGGTATGGAGTTGGATAGCGCTTTAAGTTTATTTCAACCTGAGCAGTCGtttaacaaaataaattaaaaccacaAATAGGAAACAAAAAACATTATTAAACTTCTAGTTTTGATTATCAAGGctatacaaaacagaaaacacagaGACAGTGAATTTAGGCATTTGAGACAATGTTAACATAAAACTGTGCCTTTGAAATGCTAAAGCCTATGTCATTTACAACATGGTGAATGCAGAATAAAATCCATTGGTGACTGAATGTAATTTCTTTCCCACTTGCCTAGAACTGTATAATGCAATAATACTTGGACTGAAATTACACCTTGATGTTCAGACTGCTAAACATCACTTTAATGGCTCAGGTAGAATCTAGAACTTCACTTGCATATGGAAAGTCATTCTGGATTTATAAAACAACACTGTGATAGCTTATTTGAAAAGACTGTGAGCAATCCAAAAAAGATTAGATGTTCCTAAATCCttctgaaatcaataggacttgaGTACGCTTCAATTTTAACGGATTGCATTCAATAAAAATTGAGGGCCCCCCACCTCATTTAATGGATGTGTAGTTGTACAAAAGTGTGATATAATttttactacaaaggaaaaaATTGCATGTAAAGCCAAGGTTCAAATGCAGACACAAGTTAATAGGCAACCATTCAAAAAGCTTGACTGATGTGAAGAGAACAAACTATGGTAGCAACTTGCACTGAGCgttgaaatataataaagtatgCATTACAGACAAGCACATCCAAACATGGATCTCAATAGCAAATGTGAAATATTATGTTACAAGGAAATGTACAGCTCCAGTAAGAAAACTAACTAAGTGATGTGTGGAATAAAGTACTGCTATTGTTCTAATTGCCTTACAGTTGAAAGAATGTAATTGCTGCTGGTCTAACTTAATCACTTGCTTTTCTACATGACCTGGGCCATGGTATACGTAAGATTTACACATAACCTTAACAATAACTGGGATGTAAATCAAATACTACATGCACTGCAAAGGTTGCTAAGAATACAGTGTAACTAATTAACTATGTAAGGAAATTTGAGTAAAGTTAATTTATCTTAGGTAAATATTAAATTTCACTATTAAACATACTCGCAGATGTGCTAGATAGAATTAGGGTGAAGAAAATCCCATAGTTGATATTAAAAATGATAATTACCAATGAAGTCTAGACTCCCTTTCTATTCATGGTCTTTTATGTTTCACATTTAAAGTTACCTCAGAAGTAGCATGCCGCTGGGGATAAAAACCTTCCAAAGTGCAATATTCCtggatagaagaatttcttttttaatttctactGTCAAATTCATTTCAGCAAACAATGATACACTTGACCAAAATCAAATTTCACAAGACTCATCAGAATAAAGTTATTATGAATATTAAGAACTATTACCAAATGTATAATTTTAAATAACATAAAATTACAAACCAAATCCTATGAAACGTAGATGAATATGCAACCAACCAATCACAGGGCACACATTTCATTGAGAACTGTGCCCTTAATATTAAGGATTATTTCACCACTCTGGAAATGTCTTCATATCAGCCAAACAGACAGGTGCCTGCAGTTGATATTGCAATGCACAGATAGCCATGATGTCAAAGAAATTTTGTATGCGCTTTAAACACTGTGAGTCCCAATATTACTTGCATGTTTACTGGATAAACATATGAGAATCATCTCCAAACACCCAGGTATTGAACTGATCTGTAACCATTTGATTATGTTTTAAGATAgaataaatataattaataaagcagaataatGTAACAGAAACATTTAACATGATTTCTTTTTAATATGTTTAGTACTGTAAAGGTCTAGCACCAGTGTgactttttaaaatctatttaatACATTAAAATTGGCTTTACACGGATATTACTGACAGCACTCCTATGGATTTTCATCTTTATTTTGAGGGGAAAGTGGGTATTGTATATGCACCTGTACGtatgtacatttgtgtgtgtgtgtgtatatgtgtgtgtgtgtgagtaagtgagagaaagaaagagagagagagagagagagagagagagagagagagaaagaaagaaagaaagaaagaaagaaagaaagaagcccaGATCCTGCCCACAGCTACCACTTTCAGGCCCACTTATTACTGCTACGCATCCCCTGACCACTGCCACATCTACCCCTGACGCAGGCAAatagatcacttttctagtttgTGAATTAACAAAAAAtgataaaattaatttttttaccaCCATTCAGAAACACGCTTATCTTTA
The Podarcis raffonei isolate rPodRaf1 chromosome 6, rPodRaf1.pri, whole genome shotgun sequence DNA segment above includes these coding regions:
- the LRRC7 gene encoding leucine-rich repeat-containing protein 7 isoform X6 — its product is MMESLVQCLEMTTKRKIIGRLVPCRCFRGEEEIISVLDYSHCSLQQVPKEVFNFERTLEELYLDANQIEELPKQLFNCQALRKLSIPDNDLSSLPTSIASLVNLKELDISKNGIQDFPENIKCCKCLTIIEASVNPISKLPDGFTQLLNLTQLYLNDAFLEFLPANFGRLVKLRILELRENHLKTLPKSMHKLTQLERLDIGNNEFSELPEVLEQVQNLKELWMDNNSLQTLPGPIGRLKQLVYLDMSKNRIESIDMDISGCEALEDLLLSSNMLQQLPDSIGLLKRLTTLKVDDNQLTILPNAIGNLSLLEEFDCSCNELESLPPTIGYLHSLRTLAVDENFLPELPREIGSCKNVTVMSLRSNKLEFLPDEIGQMQKLRVLNLSDNRLKNLPITFTKLKELAALWLSDNQSKALIPLQTEAHPETKQRVLTNYMFPQQPRGDEDFQSDSDSFNPTLWEEQRQQRMTVAFEFEEKKEEEENAGKVKEYCTLEGFYPQRHATSEVEINLKRYPTPYPEDLKNMVKSVQNLVGKPSHGMRPENATPTVSAEQAVKDKYEHKWPMTAKDISVEDPYVHAVNDMRIGELRPSMTEAPLYQPKLVLLGKEKKESTDESEADKVHCMNNSVSSGTYSDYSPSQASSGSSNARVKMGSLQTTAKDAVNNSLWGNRLVQSFPQPLETKPLLSQRESAPAGNLQQHNERRPMSDTFADSWNDGSHYDNTGFVAEESTVENPSANPLLSSKSRSTSAHGRRPLIRQDRIVGIPLELEQPTLRNTPESEVPPSNPWQNWTRTPSPFEDRTAFPSKLESTPTTSPLPERKDLVKDSAEIASTFSPGTAWEYHESNANRSLGNVFSHIHCRPDPSKNVISISKSTERLSPMMRDLKTNRFKKSQSIDEIDIGAYKVYNIPLENYAATTDNAGMHERPDKMMGPEHGMSSMSRSQSVPMLDDELLTYGSVKVQQQQKPSVTKKVYQFDQSFNPQGSVEVKADKRIPPPFQHTPEYIPQQTKTVSKDLVSPRAYRGYPPMEHMFSFSQPSVNEETVNTQYSSQGSRAGFLRRADSLASSTDMSMYRRVSEPHELPQSDRYNRHQYRGPMERQSSMQVSESQFLKRNGRYEDEHPSYQEVKAQSGSFPVKNLTQRRPLSARSYSTESYGTSQTRPVSARPTMAALLEKIPSDYNLGNYGDKPSDNTDLKTRPTPVKGNESCGKMPADWRQQLLRHIEARRLDRTPSQQSSILDNGQEDVSAGGQWNPYPLGRRDVPPETVAKKAGSHIQTLMGSQSLQHRSREQPYESNMNKVTIQQYQPPLPIQIPSQSTRAPQAGRCVIQTKGQRSMDGYPEQFCVRIEKNPGLGFSISGGISGQGNPFKPSDKGIFVTRVQPDGPASNLLQPGDKIIQANGHSFVHMEHEKAVLLLKSFQNTVDLVIQRIAVEYFQFHFFLCSWSSLLHCVPSMR